One stretch of Streptomyces sp. MMBL 11-1 DNA includes these proteins:
- a CDS encoding glutamate--cysteine ligase 2 — MARTVGVEEELLLVDAAGGEPRALSSAVLAVAEKEAGGQASFEAELHRQQLEFATDPCADMDELAASVRRWRAAAERHASDVGASVVALATSPLPVSPKIGTGERYRWMAERYGLTAQEQLTCGCHVHVSVASDEEGVAVLDRVRRWLSVLLALSANSPFWQGQDSHYRSYRSRVWGRWPSAGPVEVHGSAAEYHARVRSLIGTGVLRDEGMVYFDARLSHRYPTVEVRVADVCLDPADTVLLATLVRGLVDTAAREWRAGEQPPDISTSLLRAASWQAGRAGLEGRLVHPRTLRPEPATDVLGALLDHVRDALEENGDLEAAERALAAVERRGNGARLQREILARTGSLRDTVAECVRITTG, encoded by the coding sequence GTGGCCCGCACGGTAGGAGTCGAGGAAGAACTGCTGCTGGTCGACGCGGCCGGCGGAGAGCCACGGGCCCTGTCCTCGGCCGTGCTGGCGGTCGCGGAGAAGGAGGCGGGTGGGCAGGCGTCCTTCGAGGCGGAACTGCACCGCCAGCAGCTGGAGTTCGCCACGGATCCCTGCGCGGACATGGACGAACTCGCCGCCTCGGTCCGCCGGTGGCGTGCGGCGGCGGAACGGCACGCCTCGGACGTCGGGGCGTCGGTCGTGGCCCTGGCGACCTCGCCCCTCCCGGTCAGCCCGAAGATCGGCACGGGTGAGCGCTACCGGTGGATGGCGGAGCGCTACGGGCTGACCGCCCAGGAACAGCTGACCTGCGGCTGCCACGTCCATGTCTCGGTTGCCTCGGACGAGGAGGGGGTCGCCGTGCTCGACCGGGTGCGCCGCTGGCTGTCGGTCCTGCTCGCCCTGAGTGCCAATTCTCCGTTCTGGCAGGGGCAGGACAGCCATTACCGCAGCTACCGCAGTCGGGTCTGGGGGCGCTGGCCGTCGGCCGGCCCGGTGGAGGTCCACGGCTCCGCCGCGGAGTACCACGCGCGCGTGCGGTCGCTGATCGGCACCGGGGTGCTCCGGGACGAGGGGATGGTCTATTTCGACGCGCGCCTCTCGCACCGCTACCCCACCGTGGAGGTCAGGGTCGCGGACGTCTGCCTGGACCCGGCCGACACCGTGCTGCTGGCCACGCTGGTACGAGGACTGGTGGACACGGCCGCACGCGAGTGGCGGGCCGGTGAGCAGCCCCCGGACATCAGCACGTCCCTGCTCCGTGCGGCCTCCTGGCAGGCGGGCCGCGCGGGCCTGGAGGGCCGGCTGGTCCACCCCCGCACCCTGCGGCCGGAGCCGGCCACCGACGTCCTTGGGGCCCTGTTGGACCATGTGCGGGACGCACTTGAGGAGAACGGGGACCTGGAAGCCGCGGAGCGGGCCCTGGCCGCCGTGGAGCGGCGTGGCAACGGCGCACGGCTCCAACGCGAGATCCTGGCGCGGACGGGGAGCCTGCGCGACACCGTCGCCGAATGCGTCCGGATCACGACCGGATGA
- a CDS encoding siderophore-interacting protein has translation MTIHRAVVARVQPLTGTMTRVTLHGDGLAGFRTTGVGDEYVRIFLPHGPDRTDVSLPRTTEQGGWETPEGQPVAPMRTYTIRDVRPDAGEVDIDFVLHEGGVASGWAAGARPGDVVGVNDPTGLYSPPADLSWQVLVADQTGLPAAARLLENTPDHVRTRVVLEAPAPSAVLPLREHSDSKVTWTYGGNGHGPSRLADLVAAAVPPGTDLAGGYVWVAGETNALRSVRRYLRRDLGLPADRFKVVGYWIPNSDTWSERYEALPDAVRSELEALWDNPAGDSEDLTIRYEARLSDLGL, from the coding sequence ATGACGATCCACCGAGCCGTCGTCGCCCGGGTGCAGCCGCTCACCGGAACCATGACCCGCGTCACGCTCCACGGGGACGGCCTGGCCGGCTTCAGGACCACCGGGGTCGGTGACGAGTACGTGCGGATCTTCCTTCCGCACGGCCCGGACCGCACCGACGTCTCCCTGCCCCGGACGACCGAGCAGGGCGGGTGGGAGACCCCTGAGGGGCAGCCCGTCGCCCCGATGCGTACGTACACCATCCGCGACGTGCGCCCGGACGCGGGCGAGGTCGACATCGACTTCGTCCTGCACGAGGGCGGCGTGGCCTCCGGCTGGGCAGCCGGGGCGCGCCCCGGGGACGTCGTGGGCGTCAACGACCCCACCGGCCTCTACAGCCCCCCGGCCGATCTCTCCTGGCAGGTGCTGGTCGCCGACCAGACCGGTCTGCCCGCCGCCGCCCGCCTGCTGGAGAACACGCCGGACCATGTCAGGACCCGGGTGGTGCTGGAGGCGCCCGCGCCCTCGGCCGTGCTCCCCCTGCGGGAGCACTCCGACTCCAAGGTGACCTGGACGTACGGCGGGAACGGTCATGGCCCGAGCCGGCTGGCCGACCTGGTGGCCGCCGCCGTTCCGCCCGGCACGGACCTCGCGGGCGGATACGTCTGGGTCGCGGGGGAGACCAACGCCCTGCGCTCGGTGCGCCGTTACCTCCGTCGCGACCTCGGGCTCCCGGCGGACCGCTTCAAGGTCGTCGGCTACTGGATACCGAACTCCGACACCTGGTCCGAGCGGTACGAAGCGCTGCCCGACGCCGTGCGCTCCGAGCTGGAGGCCCTCTGGGACAACCCGGCCGGCGACTCCGAGGACCTCACCATCCGCTACGAGGCCCGTCTGAGCGATCTCGGGCTCTGA
- a CDS encoding FABP family protein, with protein sequence MHDPVSELPFPDALHPDASPAPHPLLAPVTGYIGTWRGTGRGGYPTLEADFTYAQEVTFSHDGRPFLAYEARAWLLDADGSPLRPSARETGWWRLQPDGRVEALITQPTGVAEISVGHARNGVVDLATERVSLTPTAKEVDATRRRYSLTDRDTLAFVHDLAAVGRPLQHHLSARLRREAPGQGI encoded by the coding sequence ATGCACGACCCCGTCTCCGAACTTCCCTTCCCCGACGCCCTCCACCCCGATGCGTCTCCCGCACCGCATCCGCTGCTCGCCCCGGTGACCGGATACATCGGCACCTGGCGGGGCACGGGCCGCGGCGGATATCCGACACTGGAGGCGGACTTCACCTACGCGCAGGAGGTCACGTTCAGCCACGACGGGCGGCCCTTCCTCGCGTACGAGGCCCGGGCCTGGCTGCTCGACGCGGACGGGAGCCCCCTGCGGCCGTCCGCCCGCGAGACCGGATGGTGGCGCCTGCAGCCCGACGGGCGGGTGGAGGCCCTGATCACCCAGCCCACCGGTGTCGCCGAGATCTCGGTCGGCCACGCCCGGAACGGTGTCGTCGACCTCGCCACCGAGCGGGTGTCCCTCACCCCCACGGCCAAGGAGGTCGACGCGACCCGCCGCCGCTACAGCCTGACGGACCGGGACACGCTCGCCTTCGTCCACGATCTCGCCGCGGTCGGCCGGCCGCTGCAGCACCACCTGTCGGCGCGGCTCCGCCGAGAAGCTCCTGGCCAGGGCATTTAG
- a CDS encoding carbohydrate ABC transporter permease encodes MSASTVTSAAASASVNASTRRARRRSAALGVAAWAVGIGFCLPALWMVLTSFHAESDAATNPPALAAALTLDGYRTFFGGGGGPTPWPPLVNSLAASFFSTVLVLLLALPAAYALSIRRVRKWTDVMFFFLSTKMLPVVAGLLPVYLFAKNTGLLDNIWLLVLLYTSMNLPIAVWMMQSFLADVPVSIIEAAQVDGARLPTVLRRVVAPVAGPGIAATALICFIFSWNELLFARVLTGVVAGTAPVHLTTFVTSQGLFLAQLCAASVVVSLPVLVAGYAAQDKLVQGLSLGAVK; translated from the coding sequence ATGAGCGCCTCGACCGTGACATCCGCAGCCGCGTCCGCCTCCGTCAACGCCTCCACGCGCAGGGCCCGTCGGCGCTCGGCCGCGCTGGGCGTGGCCGCCTGGGCCGTGGGGATCGGTTTCTGTCTGCCCGCCCTGTGGATGGTACTGACGTCCTTCCACGCGGAGTCCGACGCTGCCACCAACCCGCCGGCGCTCGCCGCCGCGCTGACGCTGGACGGCTACCGCACCTTCTTCGGCGGCGGGGGCGGCCCGACGCCGTGGCCCCCGCTGGTCAACTCGCTGGCGGCCTCGTTCTTCTCGACCGTGCTGGTACTGCTGCTCGCGCTTCCGGCCGCGTACGCGCTGTCCATCCGGCGGGTGCGCAAGTGGACGGACGTGATGTTCTTCTTCCTGTCCACCAAGATGCTGCCCGTGGTCGCCGGGCTGCTGCCGGTGTACCTGTTCGCGAAGAACACGGGGCTGCTGGACAACATCTGGCTGCTGGTGCTGCTCTACACCTCGATGAACCTGCCGATCGCGGTGTGGATGATGCAGTCCTTCCTCGCGGACGTTCCCGTCTCCATCATCGAGGCCGCGCAGGTCGACGGGGCACGGCTGCCGACGGTGCTGCGCCGGGTCGTCGCCCCGGTCGCCGGTCCCGGCATCGCCGCGACCGCCCTGATCTGCTTCATCTTCAGCTGGAACGAGCTGTTGTTCGCGCGGGTGCTGACCGGCGTGGTCGCCGGGACCGCACCCGTCCATCTGACCACCTTCGTCACCAGTCAGGGCCTTTTCCTCGCCCAGCTGTGCGCGGCGTCCGTGGTCGTGTCCCTGCCGGTGCTCGTCGCCGGCTACGCCGCCCAGGACAAACTCGTCCAGGGCCTCTCCCTGGGAGCAGTCAAATGA
- a CDS encoding carbohydrate ABC transporter permease, with protein sequence MTVTATRETTSPPAPAKKPGSGGRRRAWATRAPLLPALVFLIAVTQLPFVATLVISLFDWNSLKPEKRHFTGFSNYASVFTDEALRESVVTTVVLTASVVIASVVLGLVFALLLDRAFFGRGFVRTLLITPFLLVPVSAALLWKHALYNPEYGLFNGALTWFGELFGIESVAQPEWTSEMPLIAIEASLVWQWTPFMMLILLAGLQSRPAEIMEAARLDGAGPWQMFRHLTLPHLRRYLELGILLGSVYIVQNFDAVFTITSGGLDTANLPYTIYETFYRAHEYGLASAAGVVVVIGTIVIATFALRVVSSLFREEASRA encoded by the coding sequence ATGACCGTCACCGCGACCAGAGAGACCACATCCCCGCCCGCCCCGGCGAAGAAGCCGGGCAGCGGCGGCCGACGGCGTGCCTGGGCGACCCGCGCCCCGCTACTGCCCGCGCTCGTCTTCCTGATAGCAGTGACCCAACTGCCCTTCGTGGCGACCCTGGTGATCTCGCTCTTCGACTGGAACTCCCTCAAGCCGGAGAAGCGCCACTTCACCGGGTTCTCCAACTACGCCTCCGTCTTCACCGACGAGGCGTTGCGCGAATCGGTCGTGACGACCGTCGTCCTCACCGCGTCCGTCGTGATCGCCAGCGTCGTGCTGGGGCTCGTCTTCGCCCTGCTGCTGGACCGCGCGTTCTTCGGCCGGGGGTTCGTGCGCACCCTGCTGATCACCCCGTTCCTGCTGGTGCCGGTCTCCGCCGCGCTGTTGTGGAAGCACGCCCTCTACAACCCCGAGTACGGGCTGTTCAACGGGGCGCTCACCTGGTTCGGCGAACTTTTCGGCATCGAAAGCGTCGCGCAGCCCGAGTGGACGTCCGAGATGCCGCTGATCGCCATCGAGGCGTCGCTCGTGTGGCAGTGGACACCGTTCATGATGCTGATCCTGCTGGCCGGGCTGCAGAGCCGGCCGGCCGAGATCATGGAGGCCGCGCGGCTGGACGGGGCCGGCCCCTGGCAGATGTTCCGCCATCTGACCCTGCCGCATCTGCGCCGCTATCTCGAACTCGGCATCCTGCTCGGGTCGGTGTACATCGTGCAGAACTTCGACGCGGTGTTCACGATCACCTCCGGCGGTCTCGACACCGCCAATCTCCCGTACACCATCTACGAGACCTTCTACCGGGCCCATGAGTACGGGCTGGCGTCGGCCGCGGGCGTGGTCGTGGTGATCGGCACGATCGTCATCGCCACCTTCGCGCTCCGGGTGGTCTCGTCCCTCTTCCGCGAGGAGGCGAGCCGCGCATGA
- a CDS encoding S66 family peptidase, which produces MFIRYPRPLRPGDRVGVTSPSSGVPEDLRERLAVAVREVEARGYEVVTGRCMDGDGHISAPAAVRAAELTAMLADPGIRAVVPPWGGETAIDLLPLLDWDRLRAAEPTWVVGYSDMSTVMTPLTLLTGAATVHGNNLMDTPYRVPEGLLSWLDVVAAPPGHRFTQLPPERHRATGYDDYAEHPDVRTFTLDTPGRWTRLDGDGDVDVEGRLIGGCIEMLSNLTGTPYLDTSSFARTHAPEGLLVYVEAGGHDALTICRNLHGMRLAGFFDAANAVLVGRTSAPDTSSLTQRQAVLDALGPLRVPIVADVECGHVPPYLPLVNGARGRVVHTSTRSELTQTLD; this is translated from the coding sequence ATGTTCATTCGATACCCACGCCCGCTGCGTCCCGGGGACCGAGTCGGGGTCACCTCCCCGTCCAGCGGCGTTCCCGAGGATCTGCGCGAGCGGCTCGCCGTCGCTGTGCGTGAGGTCGAGGCGCGGGGATACGAGGTCGTGACCGGCCGGTGCATGGACGGCGACGGGCACATCAGCGCCCCGGCGGCCGTCCGGGCCGCCGAGTTGACGGCGATGCTGGCGGACCCCGGCATCAGGGCCGTGGTGCCGCCGTGGGGCGGGGAGACCGCGATCGACCTGCTGCCTCTGCTCGACTGGGACCGGCTGCGGGCGGCGGAGCCCACCTGGGTGGTGGGCTACTCGGACATGTCGACCGTCATGACACCGCTGACCCTTCTCACGGGGGCTGCGACCGTGCACGGGAACAACCTGATGGACACTCCCTACCGGGTGCCGGAGGGACTGCTGTCCTGGCTCGACGTCGTCGCCGCGCCGCCGGGCCACCGTTTCACCCAGCTTCCGCCGGAGCGGCACCGGGCCACGGGCTACGACGACTACGCGGAGCATCCCGACGTCCGCACGTTCACGCTCGACACCCCGGGCCGCTGGACGAGGCTGGACGGGGACGGCGACGTGGACGTCGAGGGGCGGCTGATCGGAGGCTGTATCGAGATGCTGAGCAACCTCACCGGGACGCCCTACCTCGACACCTCCTCCTTCGCCCGGACCCACGCCCCGGAGGGCCTCCTCGTATATGTGGAGGCCGGCGGCCACGACGCGCTCACCATCTGCCGCAATCTGCACGGGATGCGACTGGCCGGGTTCTTCGACGCGGCCAACGCCGTTCTCGTCGGCCGGACTTCGGCCCCGGACACCAGCTCGCTTACCCAGCGGCAGGCCGTGCTGGACGCGCTCGGACCGCTGCGGGTGCCGATCGTCGCGGACGTCGAGTGCGGCCATGTGCCGCCCTACCTCCCCCTGGTCAACGGGGCGCGCGGCCGGGTCGTCCACACGTCGACGCGCAGCGAGCTGACGCAGACACTGGACTGA
- the bla gene encoding class A beta-lactamase, translating to MSRLPPPHARRSVLRLLGGAFVSVPLTACGTEADSPAPSPAGKPAGSPSPSASARDAGRAFAALEKEYAARLGVYALDTGTGRTVAHRDGERFAYASTFKALAAGAVLRKHGLAGLERVVTYRREDLVDHSPVTEKHVATGMSLGDLCDAAVRFSDNTAGNLLFDAVGGPRKLQAVLAELGDDVTRMVRRETELNEWTPGATRDTSTPRALAGDLRAFVLGDALAGPERARLKQWLTTNTTGGELIRAGLPKGWTVGDKTGAGSTYGTRNDIAVAWPPDASPLVLAVLSNRTEADADFDNTLIAKAASAAVAALTGQRDRP from the coding sequence ATGAGTCGACTGCCACCTCCCCACGCCCGACGCTCTGTGCTCCGCCTGCTGGGCGGCGCCTTCGTGTCCGTGCCGCTCACGGCCTGCGGCACGGAAGCCGACTCCCCCGCGCCCTCGCCCGCCGGGAAGCCCGCCGGATCGCCCTCGCCCTCGGCCTCGGCGCGGGATGCCGGGCGCGCCTTCGCGGCGCTGGAGAAGGAGTACGCGGCGCGCCTCGGCGTGTACGCGCTCGACACCGGGACCGGGCGCACGGTCGCCCACCGTGACGGGGAGCGGTTCGCCTACGCCTCCACGTTCAAGGCGCTGGCGGCGGGGGCAGTGCTGCGCAAGCACGGGCTGGCCGGGCTGGAGCGGGTCGTGACGTACCGCCGTGAGGATCTGGTCGACCACTCCCCCGTCACCGAGAAGCACGTGGCCACCGGAATGAGCCTGGGCGATCTGTGCGACGCCGCCGTGCGCTTCAGCGACAACACCGCGGGCAATCTGCTGTTCGACGCGGTCGGTGGGCCCCGGAAGCTGCAGGCGGTGCTCGCGGAGCTGGGGGACGACGTGACCCGGATGGTGCGACGGGAGACCGAGCTCAACGAGTGGACTCCCGGTGCCACCCGCGACACCAGCACCCCCCGGGCACTGGCCGGGGATCTGCGGGCGTTCGTCCTGGGCGACGCCCTCGCCGGGCCCGAGCGGGCCCGGCTCAAGCAGTGGCTCACCACCAACACCACCGGCGGCGAGCTGATCCGGGCCGGGCTCCCGAAGGGGTGGACCGTCGGCGACAAGACGGGGGCGGGCAGTACGTACGGGACGCGCAACGACATCGCCGTGGCGTGGCCGCCCGACGCGTCGCCCTTGGTGCTGGCGGTGCTCTCCAACCGCACGGAGGCGGACGCCGACTTCGACAACACCCTGATCGCGAAGGCCGCGTCCGCCGCCGTCGCCGCCCTCACCGGGCAGCGGGACCGTCCGTAG
- a CDS encoding ABC transporter substrate-binding protein gives MPHPGRRSRPRVRGRACAVTAALALLATGCAGAGGTSFGGGDALNVLMVNNPQMVELQKLTAKHFTKETGIKVHFTVLPENDVRDKISQDFSNQAGQYDVATISNFELPFFAKNGWLHPLDDYARADIAFDQEDILQPLRESLTAEDGKLYAQPFYGESSFLMYRKDVFEKQGLTMPAKPTWEQVAKLAERTDGAERGMKGICLRGLPGWGEVIAPLTTVVNTMGGTWFTEDWEPRLTAPEFRKATKFYVDLVRKHGELGAPQSGYAECLNNMTQGKTAMWYDATAGAGSLEAKGSPVRGKIGYVPAPVERTESSGWLYTWAWGLQKASKKADDAWKFVSWASSKEYEELVGATSGWSNVPAGKRASTYANPDYRAEAGAFADVTERAISEADPKNPGTQPRPTAGIQFVGVPEFTDLGTRVAQEISAAIAGRQSVDAALAASQKLAEKVAEEYR, from the coding sequence ATGCCCCATCCAGGACGCCGCAGCCGACCACGTGTACGCGGTCGGGCCTGCGCCGTGACCGCCGCACTGGCCCTGCTCGCCACCGGTTGCGCCGGAGCGGGCGGGACCTCCTTCGGGGGCGGCGACGCACTGAACGTACTGATGGTGAACAACCCGCAGATGGTCGAACTGCAGAAGCTCACCGCGAAGCACTTCACGAAGGAGACCGGCATCAAGGTCCACTTCACCGTGCTGCCCGAGAATGATGTGCGCGACAAGATCAGCCAGGACTTCTCCAACCAGGCCGGTCAGTACGACGTCGCCACCATCAGCAACTTCGAGCTGCCGTTCTTCGCGAAGAACGGCTGGCTGCACCCCCTCGACGACTACGCGAGGGCCGACATCGCCTTCGACCAGGAGGACATCCTCCAGCCGCTGCGGGAATCGCTGACCGCCGAGGACGGCAAGCTCTACGCCCAGCCCTTCTACGGCGAGTCGTCCTTCCTGATGTACCGCAAGGACGTCTTCGAGAAGCAGGGCCTCACGATGCCCGCGAAGCCGACCTGGGAGCAGGTGGCCAAGCTCGCCGAGCGGACGGACGGGGCGGAGCGCGGGATGAAGGGCATCTGTCTGCGCGGGCTGCCGGGCTGGGGCGAGGTCATCGCCCCGCTCACCACGGTGGTCAACACGATGGGCGGCACCTGGTTCACCGAGGACTGGGAACCGCGCCTGACCGCACCGGAGTTCAGGAAGGCGACGAAGTTCTACGTCGATCTCGTGCGGAAGCACGGAGAGCTCGGCGCTCCGCAGTCCGGATACGCCGAGTGCCTGAACAACATGACCCAGGGCAAGACCGCCATGTGGTACGACGCCACGGCCGGCGCCGGGTCCCTGGAGGCGAAGGGCTCGCCGGTGAGGGGGAAGATCGGCTACGTCCCGGCCCCCGTCGAGCGGACCGAGAGCTCCGGGTGGCTCTACACCTGGGCCTGGGGTCTGCAGAAGGCGTCCAAGAAGGCGGACGACGCCTGGAAGTTCGTCTCCTGGGCCTCCAGCAAGGAGTACGAGGAGCTCGTCGGGGCCACCAGTGGCTGGTCCAACGTGCCCGCCGGCAAACGGGCCTCCACCTACGCCAACCCCGACTACCGGGCGGAGGCGGGCGCGTTCGCGGACGTCACCGAGCGGGCCATCTCCGAGGCGGATCCGAAGAATCCGGGCACCCAGCCCCGCCCGACGGCGGGCATCCAGTTCGTCGGCGTACCGGAGTTCACCGACCTGGGCACCCGCGTGGCGCAGGAGATCAGCGCCGCCATCGCGGGCCGACAGTCGGTGGACGCCGCACTCGCCGCCTCCCAGAAACTGGCCGAGAAGGTCGCGGAGGAGTACCGATGA
- a CDS encoding zinc-dependent alcohol dehydrogenase family protein → MRAAIVEAPGKVSVTTVPDPTPGPRDVVVEVASCGLCGTDLHILQGEFAPTLPIVPGHEFAGEVVGLGADVTELSLGDKVAVDPSLHCHECRYCRSGRGNLCDNWAAIGVTVPGGAAEFAVAPVANCVRLSEHIDVRDAALIEPLSCAVRGYDVLNGNLGAQVLIYGSGTMGLMMLELAKRTGAASVDMLDVNARRLATATTLGCTGAAARAEELERPGGWDVVIDATGNAGAIQDGLGRVAKGGTFLQFGVSDYATTAVIEPYRIYNQEITITGSMAVLHSYERAAALFESGVLDASVFISDRLPLEQYPQAIERFRAGIGRKIVVEP, encoded by the coding sequence ATGAGGGCAGCCATCGTCGAAGCCCCCGGCAAGGTCTCCGTGACCACCGTCCCGGACCCCACGCCCGGCCCCCGCGACGTGGTCGTCGAGGTGGCGTCGTGCGGGCTGTGCGGCACCGATCTCCATATCCTCCAGGGCGAGTTCGCTCCGACGCTGCCGATCGTGCCGGGACACGAGTTCGCCGGGGAGGTCGTCGGTCTCGGTGCGGACGTCACCGAGCTTTCCCTCGGCGACAAGGTGGCCGTGGACCCCTCGCTGCACTGCCACGAGTGCCGCTACTGCCGTTCGGGCCGGGGCAACCTCTGCGACAACTGGGCGGCGATCGGCGTCACCGTGCCCGGGGGCGCGGCCGAGTTCGCGGTGGCGCCCGTCGCCAACTGCGTACGCCTGTCGGAGCACATCGACGTCCGGGACGCGGCGCTGATCGAACCGCTGTCCTGCGCGGTACGGGGCTACGACGTCCTCAACGGCAACCTCGGCGCCCAGGTGCTGATCTACGGTTCCGGAACCATGGGTCTGATGATGCTGGAACTGGCCAAGCGCACCGGCGCCGCGTCGGTGGACATGCTGGACGTCAACGCCCGGCGGCTGGCTACCGCGACGACCCTGGGCTGCACGGGCGCGGCGGCCCGGGCCGAAGAGCTGGAGCGTCCGGGCGGCTGGGACGTCGTGATCGACGCCACCGGCAACGCCGGGGCCATCCAGGACGGCCTGGGAAGGGTCGCCAAGGGCGGCACGTTCCTTCAGTTCGGGGTCTCCGACTACGCCACCACCGCGGTGATCGAGCCGTACAGGATCTACAACCAGGAGATCACGATCACCGGCTCGATGGCGGTCCTGCACAGTTACGAGCGGGCCGCGGCGCTCTTCGAGAGCGGGGTGCTGGACGCGTCGGTGTTCATCAGCGACCGGCTGCCGCTGGAGCAGTATCCGCAGGCGATCGAGCGCTTCCGGGCGGGGATCGGCCGCAAGATCGTGGTGGAGCCGTGA
- a CDS encoding type 1 glutamine amidotransferase domain-containing protein, with the protein MSTTALDDRRILAIVTNYGVEQDELVVPLKHLRGHGAQVSVAAVSTDGIRTLVGDRDPGETVRPDLTLDDVDPAAYDLLLIPGGTLNADSLRLEDATTRIVSSFAASGRPVAAICHGPWALVEGGYVRGKTLTSYASLRTDITNAGGTWVDKPVVRDDASGWPLITSRNPGDLDDFLGEIDAVLDEA; encoded by the coding sequence ATGTCCACCACCGCTCTCGACGACCGCCGGATCCTGGCCATCGTCACCAACTACGGTGTCGAGCAGGACGAACTCGTCGTCCCCCTCAAGCACCTGCGCGGACACGGGGCGCAGGTCAGCGTGGCGGCGGTCTCCACCGACGGGATCCGCACCCTCGTCGGCGACCGCGATCCCGGCGAGACCGTGCGGCCCGACCTCACGCTCGACGACGTCGACCCCGCCGCGTACGACCTGCTGCTGATCCCGGGCGGCACGCTGAACGCCGACTCGTTGCGTCTGGAGGACGCCACCACCCGGATCGTCAGCTCGTTCGCCGCTTCCGGCCGGCCGGTGGCAGCCATCTGCCACGGGCCGTGGGCGCTGGTCGAGGGCGGCTACGTCCGGGGCAAGACGCTGACCTCGTACGCGTCGTTGCGGACCGACATCACCAACGCGGGCGGCACCTGGGTCGACAAGCCGGTGGTCCGCGACGACGCGTCCGGATGGCCGCTGATCACCTCCAGGAACCCCGGTGACCTGGACGATTTCCTCGGCGAGATCGACGCCGTGCTCGACGAGGCCTGA
- a CDS encoding DUF4190 domain-containing protein, with protein MSYPSYPDSPYPGQPAADHDPYGGQVPARTNGFAVAALVLGLIACLFFWTVVGGLLLGLLAIVFGIIAALRTRQGRAPRRVMAIVGAAFGALGLIGSAIVLVVAISVFDSQEFKNLEDCMNRANGQAAEDRCAEDFVDELIN; from the coding sequence ATGTCCTATCCGTCTTACCCCGATTCCCCGTACCCGGGACAGCCGGCGGCCGATCACGACCCCTACGGCGGCCAGGTGCCCGCACGGACGAACGGCTTCGCGGTCGCCGCACTCGTGCTCGGCCTCATCGCCTGCCTGTTCTTCTGGACCGTGGTGGGCGGGCTGCTGCTCGGTCTGCTCGCCATCGTCTTCGGGATCATCGCCGCGCTCCGCACCCGCCAGGGCCGTGCGCCGCGCCGTGTGATGGCGATAGTCGGCGCCGCGTTCGGGGCGCTCGGACTCATCGGTTCCGCGATCGTCCTCGTGGTGGCCATCTCCGTGTTCGACTCCCAGGAGTTCAAGAACCTCGAGGACTGCATGAACCGGGCCAACGGCCAGGCGGCCGAGGACCGGTGCGCGGAGGACTTCGTCGACGAGCTGATCAACTGA
- a CDS encoding DeoR/GlpR family DNA-binding transcription regulator has product MDTEERRRGILDTARREGAVGVNALADLFEVAKETVRRDLRVLEEHGLVRRTHGGAYPVESAGFETTLAVRTTRNVPQKSRIATAAADLLGDAETVFVDEGFTPQLVAEALPQDRPLTVITASLAVATSLAGTEKTSVLLLGGRVRGSTMATVDHWASRMLADFVIDLAYLGANGISREYGLTTPDPAVAEVKAQALRSSRRRIFVGIHSKFGAVSFCRFAGVGDFEAIVTDAGLSSAEAQRYSLLGPQVIRV; this is encoded by the coding sequence GTGGACACCGAGGAACGCCGTCGGGGAATTCTGGACACGGCCCGGCGGGAGGGGGCGGTCGGGGTGAACGCCCTCGCGGACCTGTTCGAGGTGGCCAAGGAGACCGTCCGCCGCGACCTGCGTGTGCTGGAGGAGCACGGACTCGTCCGCCGGACCCACGGCGGCGCCTACCCGGTGGAGTCGGCCGGTTTCGAGACCACGCTCGCCGTCCGTACCACGCGCAACGTTCCGCAGAAGTCGCGGATCGCGACCGCCGCCGCCGATCTGCTCGGCGACGCCGAGACGGTCTTCGTCGACGAGGGCTTCACCCCGCAGCTCGTCGCCGAGGCGCTCCCGCAGGACCGGCCGCTGACCGTGATCACCGCTTCCCTGGCCGTCGCCACCTCCCTCGCCGGGACCGAGAAGACCTCGGTGCTGCTGCTGGGCGGCCGGGTGCGCGGCTCGACCATGGCGACCGTCGACCACTGGGCCTCCCGGATGCTCGCGGACTTCGTCATCGACCTCGCGTATCTCGGAGCCAACGGCATCTCCCGCGAGTACGGCCTCACCACGCCGGACCCCGCCGTCGCCGAGGTGAAGGCGCAGGCGCTGCGCAGCTCCCGGCGCAGGATCTTCGTCGGCATCCACAGCAAGTTCGGGGCGGTGAGCTTCTGCCGGTTCGCGGGGGTCGGCGACTTCGAGGCGATCGTCACCGACGCGGGGCTCTCCTCGGCGGAGGCCCAGCGCTACTCCCTGCTGGGGCCCCAGGTCATCCGCGTCTGA